A region of Gemmatimonadota bacterium DNA encodes the following proteins:
- a CDS encoding MBL fold metallo-hydrolase, whose protein sequence is MTSLVVLGSGSQGNAFALVHDGAMLLLDAGFSLREIDKRLGVAGLDPAMLVGVAITHEHGDHAAGATKLARRHGIPLLASMGTWRGVSRGGEPCEWLPLGSRGAAHVGPFTVSACATSHDAAEPIALGVVLPDGCSLGMATDLGRPTQAVRWFLRQRHCLVLEANHDATMLRTSGYPLVVQQRIAGPGGHLSNSDCAELLAEVHHEGLATVVLAHLSQRCNSAELAHAAVATRLAAAGFTGELHLAVQDGPMTSIALRSPVQGSLFR, encoded by the coding sequence GTGACCTCTCTCGTTGTGCTCGGTTCGGGGAGCCAGGGCAATGCGTTCGCCCTGGTGCACGATGGTGCGATGCTGCTGCTCGATGCCGGTTTCTCACTCCGCGAGATCGACAAGCGGCTGGGTGTGGCAGGGCTCGACCCGGCGATGCTCGTTGGTGTTGCCATCACCCACGAGCATGGCGATCACGCAGCCGGCGCCACCAAGCTCGCGCGCCGGCATGGCATTCCGCTGTTGGCGTCGATGGGGACATGGCGGGGCGTCTCGCGAGGTGGCGAACCGTGTGAGTGGCTCCCGCTCGGCTCCCGCGGAGCTGCGCACGTCGGGCCGTTCACGGTGAGCGCCTGCGCAACTTCACACGACGCCGCCGAGCCAATCGCGCTTGGTGTCGTGCTGCCCGACGGCTGCTCGCTCGGGATGGCCACGGATCTCGGTCGCCCCACGCAGGCGGTTCGCTGGTTCCTGCGCCAGCGGCATTGCCTCGTGCTCGAGGCCAACCACGACGCCACGATGCTGCGCACGAGCGGCTATCCCCTGGTGGTTCAGCAACGGATCGCAGGGCCGGGCGGCCACCTCTCCAATAGCGACTGTGCCGAGCTGCTGGCCGAGGTGCACCACGAGGGACTCGCGACGGTGGTGCTCGCGCATCTGAGCCAGCGTTGCAACAGCGCCGAACTGGCGCACGCTGCGGTCGCGACCCGTCTCGCGGCGGCGGGATTCACGGGTGAACTTCACCTGGCCGTACAAGACGGGCCGATGACGTCAATTGCACTCCGGTCACCGGTGCAAGGTTCGCTCTTTCGGTAG
- a CDS encoding sugar phosphate nucleotidyltransferase, whose product MYWAVLLAGGSGTRFWPLSSPAHPKQLLPLAGPRSSAEEAVDRLTGFIPPERILVVTGKSLAGRLADRLPVPRENFLIEPRAASTAPALVWATLEASRRDPDASVVSMHADWSVNDPTAFVATAATALATAARHEVLVTVGMVPSRPETGFGYIVPGERLDSASRRVEKFIEKPGAALALDLMAEGALWNSGLFAWRASDLRREVMTHTDEIAPWLPLLESGDVAGFFRDVREVSIDVGVFERSGTVAVVSGDFAWDDIGTWEALARVRPRDRRGNVVHGPVTLVDCSDCIVWNDGPPMVLSGVRDLVVVHANARTLVLERSRAVDLKKILDTLPADVRELE is encoded by the coding sequence ATGTACTGGGCTGTCCTTCTCGCCGGAGGCTCCGGAACCAGATTCTGGCCGCTCTCCTCGCCGGCGCATCCGAAGCAGCTGCTGCCCCTGGCAGGACCTCGTTCGAGCGCCGAAGAAGCCGTCGACCGGCTGACCGGCTTTATCCCGCCCGAGCGAATACTGGTGGTGACGGGCAAATCGCTCGCCGGCCGGCTCGCCGACCGCCTGCCGGTTCCCCGGGAGAATTTCCTGATCGAGCCTCGGGCCGCGTCCACTGCTCCGGCGCTGGTCTGGGCCACTCTCGAGGCATCTCGACGCGACCCGGACGCTTCAGTGGTCTCAATGCACGCCGACTGGTCGGTCAATGACCCGACTGCGTTCGTCGCCACGGCGGCCACAGCGCTTGCCACGGCGGCCCGCCATGAAGTGCTGGTGACAGTCGGCATGGTGCCGTCGCGCCCCGAAACCGGGTTCGGGTACATCGTGCCCGGCGAGCGGCTCGACAGCGCGTCCCGCCGGGTCGAGAAATTCATCGAGAAGCCTGGCGCGGCGCTCGCCCTCGACCTCATGGCCGAAGGGGCACTCTGGAACAGTGGTCTCTTCGCCTGGCGGGCCAGTGATCTTCGGCGCGAAGTGATGACGCACACGGATGAGATCGCGCCATGGCTGCCGCTGCTCGAGAGTGGGGATGTTGCCGGCTTCTTTCGCGACGTGCGGGAAGTGTCGATCGATGTCGGTGTCTTCGAGCGCAGCGGGACGGTCGCCGTCGTGTCGGGTGATTTCGCCTGGGATGATATCGGGACCTGGGAAGCACTGGCCCGGGTGCGACCGCGCGATCGTCGCGGCAACGTGGTGCACGGGCCAGTGACGCTCGTGGATTGCAGTGATTGCATCGTCTGGAATGATGGTCCGCCGATGGTGCTGAGTGGCGTTCGCGACCTGGTGGTCGTGCACGCCAACGCGCGGACCCTGGTGCTCGAACGGTCGCGCGCTGTCGACCTCAAGAAGATTCTCGATACCCTTCCCGCCGACGTGCGGGAGCTGGAGTAA
- a CDS encoding roadblock/LC7 domain-containing protein, with amino-acid sequence MHPLRTVLAAFADRPDVLGAAVISDEGLVVESALPAALDPEAIAALAATAQRTLQTLGGATGHGIPRQTVVESPGGILILERLPTGSSLLVLAAPNGDLGQLLHDLRQHAPALVALV; translated from the coding sequence ATGCACCCCCTCCGCACTGTCCTCGCCGCCTTTGCCGACCGCCCGGACGTGCTCGGTGCCGCGGTGATCAGCGACGAGGGCCTGGTGGTCGAGTCGGCCCTGCCGGCCGCCCTGGATCCCGAGGCGATCGCGGCGCTGGCCGCGACCGCCCAGCGTACGCTCCAGACCCTGGGAGGTGCGACCGGCCACGGCATTCCCCGGCAGACGGTCGTTGAATCTCCGGGTGGCATCCTCATTCTGGAACGTCTCCCGACGGGCTCCTCCCTGCTCGTGCTCGCAGCACCGAATGGCGATCTGGGCCAGCTCCTCCACGACCTACGCCAGCACGCGCCGGCGTTGGTCGCCCTCGTGTAG
- the serS gene encoding serine--tRNA ligase produces the protein MIDIRRLRQDPATARAALARRGDPDALEQFDRAIQLDLRRRELLGTVEALQAERNQANEAVARKKQAKEPADELLAALKSSGERVRALETDLRDIEALLESHLLNVPNLPLESVPTGGVAANVVVRSWGTPREFDFTPRPHWELGQSLGLFDLPRGAKLTGSGFPLFTGMGARLVRALANFMLDLHTTEHGYTEIQPPYLVNRASLIGTSQLPKFEDDLYRTHADDLFLIPTAEVPLTNIHRDEILENAALPICYVAYTPCFRREAGAHGKDTRGLIRVHQFDKVELVRIVRADSSEAEHRLLTSHSEAVLQRLEIPYRVLALASGDTGFGSACTLDLEAWAAGVGTWLEVSSASTFSDFQARRANIRYRPAAGAKPEFAHTLNASGVAFPRTIIALLENGQEADGSVRLPAALVPYVGTDRLVPRS, from the coding sequence ATGATCGACATTCGACGCCTCCGGCAGGACCCCGCCACCGCGCGGGCGGCACTCGCGCGCCGCGGCGATCCCGACGCGCTCGAGCAATTCGATCGCGCCATTCAGCTGGATCTCCGCCGGCGCGAGTTGCTCGGAACGGTCGAGGCGCTCCAGGCCGAGCGTAATCAGGCCAACGAAGCGGTGGCGCGGAAGAAGCAGGCGAAGGAACCGGCTGATGAATTGCTTGCCGCACTGAAGAGCTCCGGCGAACGCGTGCGGGCACTCGAAACCGATCTTCGCGACATCGAGGCGTTGCTCGAGAGTCACCTGCTCAATGTGCCGAACCTGCCGCTCGAGAGCGTACCGACCGGCGGCGTCGCGGCCAACGTCGTAGTGCGGTCCTGGGGCACTCCGCGCGAGTTCGATTTCACGCCGCGGCCGCACTGGGAACTGGGGCAGTCGCTCGGGCTCTTCGATTTGCCGCGCGGCGCCAAGCTCACGGGCTCCGGGTTCCCGCTCTTCACCGGGATGGGCGCCCGTCTGGTGCGCGCGCTGGCGAACTTCATGCTTGACCTGCACACCACCGAGCATGGCTATACGGAGATCCAGCCGCCGTATCTCGTGAACCGGGCGTCGCTCATCGGCACGAGCCAGCTACCGAAGTTCGAGGACGATCTTTATCGCACCCACGCCGACGATCTTTTCCTGATCCCGACGGCCGAAGTCCCGCTCACGAACATCCATCGCGACGAGATTCTTGAGAACGCCGCGCTCCCGATCTGCTACGTGGCCTATACCCCGTGCTTCCGGCGTGAAGCCGGCGCCCATGGCAAGGACACTCGCGGCCTCATCCGAGTGCATCAATTCGACAAGGTCGAGCTGGTGCGGATTGTTCGCGCCGATAGCAGTGAGGCCGAGCACCGGCTGCTGACCTCGCACTCGGAAGCCGTGCTGCAGCGCCTCGAGATTCCCTATCGCGTCCTCGCACTCGCCTCCGGCGACACCGGGTTCGGCAGTGCGTGCACGCTTGACCTCGAGGCCTGGGCCGCCGGCGTCGGAACCTGGCTCGAAGTCTCGAGTGCCAGCACCTTCAGCGATTTCCAGGCACGACGCGCGAACATCCGCTATCGCCCGGCCGCCGGTGCCAAGCCCGAGTTCGCACACACGCTCAACGCGTCCGGTGTTGCGTTTCCACGCACGATCATTGCCCTGCTGGAGAATGGCCAGGAGGCCGACGGCAGCGTTCGCCTTCCCGCCGCGCTGGTCCCCTATGTCGGGACCGACCGCCTCGTCCCGCGGTCGTAA
- a CDS encoding HAMP domain-containing sensor histidine kinase has product MALLAGLTTGSSLIIARHFRAEALSASRLYSVVTQGLTDPAADGATTALLELGKEVRELGIPIVLTDSSGRVTAVANAPFDTTGAEARLREFAHELDRVNPPITLKQGLGVLHFGPLPNTRLLFGLGLLQGLTLIVMVAVGVTAYRNAITAQRDRLWVAMAREAAHQMGTPLTSLQGWIEQLRSAGVPPAKVAEYLDADADRLQRVAQRFERIGNPARRDPVGLGALGERVAGYYRPRVPRHTNTIAITVQAPSAGPVILGDAVLLEWALEAMVKNAIDALQGRGGTITIAATAEGSDAVLRVVDDGPGVPRELRRTIFEPGITTKRGGWGIGLALARRVIEDAHQGVLALEPTEHGTTFQMRFPLASSVA; this is encoded by the coding sequence GTGGCACTGCTCGCCGGCCTCACGACCGGTTCGAGCCTCATCATTGCACGTCACTTCCGGGCAGAAGCGCTCTCGGCGTCGCGACTCTACTCTGTCGTCACGCAAGGGCTGACCGATCCGGCAGCCGATGGCGCCACGACCGCGCTCCTCGAGCTTGGCAAGGAAGTGCGCGAACTCGGGATCCCGATCGTACTCACCGATTCTTCAGGCCGAGTCACCGCGGTCGCCAACGCCCCATTCGACACCACCGGTGCCGAAGCCAGGTTGCGCGAGTTCGCCCATGAACTCGATCGCGTCAACCCACCGATCACGCTCAAGCAGGGACTCGGTGTCCTGCATTTCGGTCCGCTCCCGAACACGAGGCTCCTCTTTGGCCTCGGCCTCCTCCAGGGACTTACCCTGATCGTGATGGTCGCCGTCGGTGTGACGGCGTATCGCAATGCGATTACCGCACAACGTGACCGACTCTGGGTGGCGATGGCGCGCGAGGCAGCGCACCAGATGGGTACACCTCTCACCTCGCTGCAGGGCTGGATCGAACAGCTGCGTTCTGCCGGGGTACCTCCGGCCAAGGTGGCCGAGTATCTCGATGCCGACGCCGATCGGCTGCAGCGTGTCGCGCAGCGCTTCGAGCGGATCGGCAATCCGGCGCGCCGCGATCCCGTTGGGCTCGGAGCATTGGGAGAACGCGTCGCGGGTTATTATCGACCGCGTGTCCCCAGGCACACCAATACCATTGCGATCACCGTGCAGGCACCGAGCGCCGGACCGGTCATCCTCGGCGATGCAGTCCTGCTCGAATGGGCGCTCGAAGCCATGGTCAAGAATGCCATCGATGCGCTGCAAGGCCGGGGCGGCACGATTACGATTGCGGCCACGGCAGAAGGGTCCGATGCGGTGCTCCGGGTCGTCGATGACGGCCCTGGCGTCCCACGCGAACTGCGCCGGACGATTTTCGAGCCAGGGATCACGACCAAGCGCGGCGGCTGGGGCATTGGCCTCGCGCTCGCGCGACGGGTGATCGAGGACGCCCATCAGGGCGTCCTGGCGCTCGAGCCAACTGAACACGGGACCACTTTCCAGATGCGCTTTCCGCTCGCTTCTTCTGTCGCGTGA
- a CDS encoding UvrD-helicase domain-containing protein: MTTPRDLLQGLNPAQRDAAEHVHGPILVLAGAGSGKTRVLTARIAHLIDAHGVPPERIFAVTFTNKAAGEMKERIGRLLERDPSGLWIGTFHSLSARLLRREAEHLGFTRAFTIYDQDDQLSLIRRLMDERNHPVKLYPPKLVQNLISSAKNRMQTADDLGRSAPHDPAVRVAADVYAAMQQALHTANAMDFDDLMLHPLALFRKHPEVLERWRRRFDFLLVDEFQDTNRAQYELIKLLAGGHTNVFGVGDDDQSVYGWRGADIRNMKDLQTDFGEARLVKLEENYRSTKPILDAANAVIARNPGRLGKTLRTRRPGGASLIVLAAADERDEAEWIARELQARSRDGLAWTEAAILYRTNAQSRALEDAMRRAGVPYRLVGSISFYDRREVKDLLAYIRLVANPADDEAFLRAIGVPRRGLGDASIALLAEQARQWQRSLLETAERAEAVTTLRPNLRTAFKTFADLITTLRTRFGEAVPVVVMEEVIRAIDYENVLLAEGFEGTERWDNVREMVAAAAEWSEVILDVEEPGTPLQRFLAEATLLSAVDTSAGREDGVTMMTLHTAKGLEWPLVVMSGMEDGLFPMSRAMESPEGLEEERRLCYVGITRARDTLILSWARSRRRGGELRPGMPSRFLRELPPELVDERRTSFAVGSSMGGGWSGSGQYGGTRGGSSNWGSSKSRAAAPPPPIATPRAGWDDFSQVSVEKEPPSESQDAPRFVKGERVRHRRFGSGAILGLSGNGKDTKVSVAFDDPEIGTKQLLVAFAGLERDWESA, encoded by the coding sequence GTGACCACACCTCGTGATCTGCTCCAGGGATTGAACCCGGCCCAGCGCGACGCCGCTGAGCACGTGCACGGCCCGATCCTCGTGCTGGCTGGCGCCGGCTCCGGCAAGACGCGGGTGCTCACCGCGCGGATCGCGCACCTTATCGATGCCCACGGTGTCCCGCCCGAGCGGATCTTCGCCGTGACCTTCACCAACAAGGCCGCCGGCGAGATGAAGGAGCGGATTGGTCGCTTGCTGGAGCGCGATCCCTCGGGGCTGTGGATCGGTACCTTTCACTCGCTCTCGGCCCGTCTGCTGCGGCGCGAGGCCGAGCATCTCGGCTTCACGCGCGCCTTCACGATCTACGACCAGGACGATCAGCTCTCGCTGATCCGCCGCCTGATGGATGAACGCAACCATCCGGTGAAGCTCTACCCGCCCAAGCTGGTGCAGAACCTGATTTCGTCCGCCAAGAACCGGATGCAGACCGCTGACGACCTCGGCCGCTCCGCTCCGCACGATCCGGCGGTGCGGGTCGCGGCCGATGTCTATGCCGCGATGCAGCAGGCGCTGCACACCGCGAATGCGATGGACTTCGATGACCTGATGTTGCATCCACTGGCACTCTTCCGGAAACATCCGGAAGTGCTGGAGCGGTGGCGCCGCCGCTTCGATTTTCTGCTCGTGGACGAGTTCCAGGATACCAATCGCGCCCAGTACGAGCTGATCAAGTTGCTGGCGGGTGGACACACGAACGTCTTCGGTGTCGGCGATGACGATCAGTCGGTCTACGGCTGGCGCGGCGCCGATATCCGGAACATGAAGGATCTGCAGACCGATTTCGGCGAAGCGCGCCTGGTGAAGCTGGAGGAGAACTACCGCTCCACCAAGCCGATTCTCGATGCGGCGAATGCAGTGATCGCGCGCAACCCGGGGCGCTTGGGCAAGACCCTTCGCACCAGGCGGCCAGGCGGTGCCTCGCTGATCGTGCTGGCGGCGGCCGATGAGCGCGATGAGGCCGAATGGATTGCCAGGGAGCTGCAGGCGCGGAGTCGCGACGGACTCGCCTGGACGGAAGCCGCGATTCTCTATCGTACCAACGCCCAATCGCGGGCGCTCGAAGATGCCATGCGACGCGCGGGTGTGCCCTACCGGCTGGTAGGCTCGATATCGTTCTATGATCGCCGAGAGGTCAAGGATCTGCTCGCGTACATCCGGCTCGTCGCCAATCCCGCCGATGATGAAGCGTTCCTGCGCGCGATCGGGGTGCCACGGCGTGGACTGGGCGATGCCTCCATCGCATTGCTCGCCGAGCAGGCGCGGCAGTGGCAGCGTTCGTTGCTCGAAACAGCGGAGCGGGCGGAGGCCGTCACGACCTTGCGCCCGAACCTCCGGACGGCGTTCAAGACCTTCGCCGACCTGATCACCACCTTGCGCACTCGCTTCGGCGAGGCCGTGCCCGTGGTGGTGATGGAAGAAGTGATTCGCGCGATCGATTACGAAAACGTCCTCCTCGCCGAAGGGTTCGAAGGGACGGAACGCTGGGACAATGTCCGTGAAATGGTCGCAGCAGCGGCCGAATGGTCCGAGGTCATCCTCGACGTCGAAGAGCCCGGGACTCCGCTGCAGCGCTTCCTCGCCGAGGCAACGCTCCTTTCGGCGGTCGATACCAGCGCTGGGCGCGAAGATGGCGTGACCATGATGACGCTGCACACCGCGAAGGGGCTCGAATGGCCGCTGGTGGTGATGTCGGGAATGGAGGACGGCCTCTTCCCCATGTCCCGAGCAATGGAATCACCCGAAGGGCTCGAGGAGGAGCGACGGCTCTGCTACGTGGGGATTACCCGGGCCCGCGATACCCTTATTCTCTCGTGGGCACGATCGCGTCGGCGGGGCGGCGAACTGCGTCCGGGAATGCCCTCGCGCTTCCTGCGGGAGTTGCCGCCCGAACTGGTCGATGAGCGCCGGACCTCCTTCGCGGTCGGCAGCTCGATGGGTGGTGGCTGGAGCGGCAGCGGGCAGTACGGTGGCACGCGCGGCGGTTCCAGCAACTGGGGGAGCAGCAAGAGCCGGGCAGCGGCGCCGCCACCGCCGATCGCGACGCCGCGCGCTGGCTGGGACGACTTCTCTCAGGTGAGCGTCGAGAAGGAACCGCCGAGCGAAAGCCAGGACGCGCCACGGTTCGTCAAGGGCGAGCGCGTGCGACATCGCCGCTTCGGGTCTGGCGCCATTCTCGGCCTGAGCGGCAACGGCAAGGACACCAAGGTCTCCGTCGCATTCGACGACCCGGAGATCGGAACCAAGCAGCTGCTGGTGGCCTTCGCGGGCCTCGAGCGCGACTGGGAGAGTGCATGA
- the gatC gene encoding Asp-tRNA(Asn)/Glu-tRNA(Gln) amidotransferase subunit GatC, whose translation MIIGADEVRHVAKLAELAVAEADVATLATQLEGIVAFVAQLNEVELPEGTGVTAVGPDQVLLREDRVDPIPMSRTAAQLAPEFREGFFVVPKLGGLAEG comes from the coding sequence ATGATCATCGGAGCGGATGAAGTCCGGCACGTGGCGAAGCTGGCCGAACTGGCGGTCGCGGAGGCGGATGTGGCGACCCTCGCGACGCAGCTCGAGGGGATCGTCGCGTTCGTGGCACAGCTGAATGAAGTGGAGCTGCCGGAGGGTACCGGCGTGACGGCGGTTGGCCCAGATCAGGTGCTGCTACGCGAGGACCGAGTCGATCCGATCCCGATGTCGCGCACCGCCGCGCAGCTCGCTCCCGAATTCCGCGAAGGCTTCTTCGTCGTGCCGAAGCTCGGCGGGCTGGCCGAAGGATGA
- the gatA gene encoding Asp-tRNA(Asn)/Glu-tRNA(Gln) amidotransferase subunit GatA — MSAADLARETGQRFAEADARGLNATLHWSQELLDRDAALLDAAPAGPLSGIAVALKDNIVTPDQPTTCASKILEGYLSPYEATVASRLRAAGALIAGKANLDEFAMGSSTENSAYGRVKNPIDLDRVPGGSSGGSAALVAAGVTAAALGSETGGSVRQPAAFCGVVGLKPSYGRVSRFGLVAFGSSLDCVSVFGRNVADAGKTLCAISGHDPRDATTRQVAPLVLPEGRTDLRGMVIGLPKEYFPADLHPGVRAACDATIALLRELGAEVREVSLPHTRYAVPTYYIVNPAEAAANLARFDGVRYGPRKIGPEGDLRALYRATRGEGFGPEVRRRILIGTFVLSAGYAGQYYSRAQGVRRLISDDFTRVFDGGVDLLFTPTTPTPAFKAGEKTADPVEMYLADIFVAPASLAGLPAMSVPIGRDGGLPIGGQLIAADFDESTMLAAAGVLEASLDPMAEVR; from the coding sequence ATGAGCGCCGCCGATCTTGCCCGCGAAACAGGGCAGCGCTTCGCCGAGGCCGACGCCCGCGGGCTCAATGCGACGCTGCACTGGTCGCAAGAACTGCTCGATCGCGATGCCGCACTGCTCGATGCCGCGCCTGCGGGGCCACTGAGCGGCATCGCCGTGGCACTCAAGGACAACATCGTCACCCCGGATCAGCCGACGACCTGCGCCTCGAAGATTCTCGAGGGTTACCTCTCGCCGTACGAGGCCACGGTGGCATCGCGCCTGCGCGCGGCCGGTGCACTCATCGCGGGGAAGGCGAACCTCGATGAATTCGCGATGGGCTCCTCGACCGAGAACTCTGCCTACGGCCGGGTCAAGAACCCGATCGATCTCGACCGGGTGCCCGGCGGATCGAGTGGCGGCTCGGCGGCGCTGGTCGCTGCGGGCGTGACGGCTGCCGCACTCGGTTCCGAAACCGGCGGGTCGGTCCGTCAGCCGGCGGCCTTCTGCGGCGTGGTCGGGCTCAAGCCCAGCTACGGCCGTGTCTCCCGGTTCGGCCTCGTCGCCTTCGGCTCCTCGCTCGATTGCGTCTCCGTCTTCGGGCGAAACGTGGCCGACGCTGGCAAGACGCTCTGCGCGATCTCTGGTCACGACCCGCGCGATGCGACGACTCGCCAGGTCGCACCGCTCGTGCTCCCCGAGGGTCGCACCGATTTGCGAGGCATGGTGATCGGGCTGCCGAAGGAATATTTCCCGGCGGATCTCCACCCAGGAGTGCGAGCCGCCTGCGATGCGACGATCGCGCTCCTGCGCGAACTCGGCGCCGAGGTGCGTGAAGTGTCGCTTCCGCATACGCGATATGCCGTGCCGACCTACTACATCGTGAACCCGGCCGAGGCGGCAGCCAACCTCGCGCGTTTCGATGGTGTGCGCTACGGCCCACGCAAGATCGGCCCTGAAGGCGACCTGCGTGCGCTCTACCGGGCAACCCGGGGCGAGGGGTTCGGTCCCGAGGTGCGCCGCCGCATCCTGATCGGCACTTTCGTACTGAGTGCCGGTTATGCCGGACAGTATTACAGCCGTGCTCAGGGTGTCCGGCGCCTGATCTCGGATGACTTCACTCGCGTGTTCGATGGCGGGGTGGATCTGCTCTTTACCCCGACCACGCCGACGCCGGCCTTCAAGGCCGGCGAAAAGACCGCCGATCCGGTCGAGATGTATCTCGCGGACATCTTCGTGGCTCCGGCGAGCCTCGCCGGGCTGCCGGCGATGTCGGTCCCCATCGGCCGCGACGGCGGGCTGCCGATTGGCGGTCAACTGATTGCGGCCGACTTCGATGAGTCGACGATGCTCGCGGCCGCGGGTGTGCTCGAGGCGTCGCTCGACCCAATGGCAGAGGTGCGCTGA
- the gatB gene encoding Asp-tRNA(Asn)/Glu-tRNA(Gln) amidotransferase subunit GatB: MTWETVIGLEVHVQLKTRSKMFCGCSTTYGDAPNTNVCPVCLGLPGALPVPNAEAIRLGVRGALAIGCEIHHTSIFARKNYFYPDLPKGYQISQFDKPLATEGVVAIDSPERGAISVSITRLHLEEDAGKSLHDRIPGMTAIDLNRAGTPLAEIVSGPDMCSPGEARVYLTTLRQLLIYAGVSECSMEQGSLRVDANLSVRRPGDPLGTKTEVKNMNSFANVERALESERLRQIALIESGGKVTQVTLTFNAATGEVKPLRTKEDSHDYRYFPDPDLPPLVLDAAWVEAQSTSLPELPAARRTRYETALALPTYDARVLTQEPVIADYFEAVIAAGVEPKTAANWVLGEVMTGFNERGEFAVPPDRLAALAALVADGTLSLSAAKKIFPELAASAEAPAEIAQRLGLVQVRDEGALAGWVDEVIALFPDEVARFRGGEAKLVGFFVGQIMKKSQGKADPKGIQPILMGRLNG; the protein is encoded by the coding sequence ATGACCTGGGAGACTGTCATCGGACTTGAGGTGCACGTGCAGCTCAAGACCCGCAGCAAGATGTTTTGCGGCTGCTCGACTACATACGGCGACGCGCCGAACACCAACGTCTGCCCAGTCTGCCTGGGGCTGCCCGGGGCGCTGCCGGTTCCGAACGCCGAAGCGATCCGGCTCGGTGTCCGCGGTGCACTTGCCATCGGCTGCGAAATTCATCACACCAGCATCTTCGCGCGCAAGAATTACTTCTACCCCGATCTTCCCAAGGGCTATCAGATCTCCCAGTTCGACAAGCCGCTGGCGACCGAGGGTGTTGTCGCGATCGACTCGCCCGAGCGCGGGGCGATCAGCGTCAGCATCACCCGGCTGCACCTCGAGGAGGACGCCGGCAAGTCGCTGCACGACCGGATTCCGGGGATGACCGCGATCGACCTGAACCGTGCCGGCACGCCGCTCGCCGAGATCGTGAGCGGACCCGACATGTGCTCGCCGGGCGAAGCGCGCGTGTACCTCACGACGCTCCGCCAGCTGCTCATCTATGCCGGCGTGAGCGAATGCTCGATGGAGCAGGGGTCGCTTCGCGTTGATGCCAACCTCTCGGTACGCCGCCCTGGCGATCCGCTGGGCACCAAGACCGAAGTGAAGAACATGAACTCGTTCGCGAACGTCGAGCGTGCGCTCGAGTCCGAACGGTTGCGCCAGATCGCGCTGATCGAATCCGGCGGCAAAGTCACCCAGGTCACCCTGACGTTCAACGCGGCCACGGGCGAGGTCAAGCCACTTCGCACCAAGGAAGACTCGCACGACTACCGCTATTTCCCCGATCCCGACCTGCCGCCACTCGTTCTCGACGCGGCGTGGGTCGAGGCGCAGAGCACATCGCTGCCGGAACTTCCCGCCGCGCGCCGTACGCGTTACGAGACGGCACTCGCGCTGCCGACCTACGATGCCCGCGTGCTGACCCAGGAACCGGTCATCGCCGATTACTTCGAAGCGGTGATCGCTGCGGGCGTCGAACCGAAGACCGCTGCCAACTGGGTCCTCGGTGAAGTGATGACGGGGTTCAACGAGCGCGGGGAATTCGCGGTGCCTCCCGACCGGCTTGCCGCACTCGCGGCGCTCGTGGCCGATGGCACGCTCTCGCTCTCGGCCGCAAAGAAGATTTTTCCGGAGCTTGCTGCGAGCGCTGAGGCCCCTGCGGAGATCGCCCAGCGCCTCGGGCTGGTGCAGGTGCGTGACGAGGGTGCCCTCGCGGGCTGGGTCGACGAGGTCATTGCCTTGTTCCCGGACGAAGTCGCGCGCTTTCGCGGTGGCGAAGCGAAGCTCGTCGGTTTCTTCGTCGGACAAATCATGAAGAAGAGCCAGGGGAAGGCCGATCCCAAGGGGATCCAACCCATTCTGATGGGGAGACTCAACGGATGA